The following proteins come from a genomic window of Corallococcus sp. NCRR:
- a CDS encoding condensation domain-containing protein has protein sequence MTTAFPMSFAQQRLCFLHRMDPTGAAHATVRCHRVAGPLDLRALREALDVLVARHEPLRTVFPLGTQQHLAPHGQAPLHVVDVATEAEALRHAQAEAARPFDVERGPLLRLTVLRLEPRTHFLVFALHLLAADGGSLQVFSEDLALVYRAAVLGEPTGLAELPVQYVDWSAWQREQLTAPRRESLSRWWRERLSGAPLFLDLVAPRPALGQGRRAHRVLPAALVRSVHALASAERQTVFTVLAAACGLVLGQRAGRERVLLGLAVANRDLPEVERVLGFFVNTVVLEVDLRGAPDFRQLLTRVAAATADAYAHKDLPFEQLVQDLCPPREPTRSPVVQVNFAYHPPHTAGALALHGCEVTESVLDLPSAKFELTLRVEERPDGLFTLWAEFDESLFDLAFIEGLLAAYEEVLRTVSPGARVTSLRPPPTATEAHLARIFADVLKVASVDPYDDFFRLGGHSLQLIEIAARVRTEMDRDLGVRELYQHPTVAGAAALLTRTGASR, from the coding sequence ATGACGACCGCGTTCCCGATGTCCTTCGCCCAGCAGCGGCTGTGCTTCCTGCACCGGATGGACCCCACCGGCGCGGCCCATGCCACGGTCCGCTGCCACCGGGTGGCGGGCCCGCTGGACCTGCGAGCCCTGCGAGAGGCCCTGGACGTGCTGGTGGCCCGGCACGAACCGCTGCGGACCGTCTTCCCCCTGGGGACGCAGCAGCACCTCGCGCCGCATGGACAGGCCCCTCTCCATGTCGTGGACGTGGCGACCGAAGCCGAGGCCCTGCGCCACGCGCAAGCCGAGGCGGCCCGTCCGTTCGACGTGGAGCGCGGACCGCTGCTGCGGCTCACCGTGCTCCGGCTGGAGCCCCGGACGCACTTCCTGGTCTTCGCGCTGCACCTGCTCGCGGCGGACGGCGGGTCGCTCCAGGTCTTCTCCGAGGACCTGGCCCTCGTGTACCGCGCGGCGGTCCTGGGCGAACCCACGGGCCTGGCCGAGCTGCCCGTGCAGTACGTGGACTGGTCCGCGTGGCAGCGCGAACAGCTCACCGCTCCACGGCGCGAGTCCCTGTCGCGCTGGTGGCGTGAGCGGCTGTCCGGCGCTCCCTTGTTCCTGGACCTGGTCGCCCCGCGTCCCGCGCTGGGCCAGGGGCGCCGTGCGCATCGCGTGCTGCCCGCCGCCCTTGTCCGGTCCGTGCACGCCCTGGCGAGCGCTGAACGTCAGACGGTGTTCACGGTGCTGGCCGCCGCGTGCGGCCTCGTGCTCGGTCAGCGCGCGGGACGTGAGCGGGTGTTGCTGGGGCTGGCCGTGGCGAACCGGGACCTGCCCGAGGTCGAGCGCGTGCTCGGATTCTTCGTCAACACCGTCGTGCTGGAAGTGGACCTGCGCGGCGCCCCTGATTTTCGCCAGCTGCTCACGAGGGTGGCCGCGGCCACGGCGGACGCGTACGCCCACAAGGACCTGCCCTTCGAGCAGCTCGTCCAGGACCTGTGCCCGCCCAGGGAGCCCACGCGCTCTCCCGTGGTCCAGGTGAACTTCGCCTACCATCCGCCCCACACGGCGGGAGCGCTGGCCCTGCACGGCTGCGAGGTGACGGAGTCGGTGTTGGACCTCCCCTCCGCGAAGTTCGAGCTCACCCTGCGGGTCGAGGAGCGCCCCGACGGCCTGTTCACGCTGTGGGCCGAGTTCGATGAGAGTCTCTTCGATCTGGCGTTCATCGAAGGGCTGCTGGCGGCCTACGAAGAGGTCCTGCGGACCGTGAGCCCCGGCGCACGCGTGACGAGCCTGCGTCCGCCCCCGACCGCGACGGAGGCACACCTCGCCCGCATCTTCGCCGACGTGCTGAAGGTCGCTTCGGTCGACCCGTACGACGACTTCTTCCGGCTCGGCGGTCATTCCCTCCAGTTGATTGAGATCGCGGCCCGGGTCCGGACCGAGATGGACCGGGACCTGGGAGTGCGTGAGCTGTATCAGCATCCCACCGTGGCGGGCGCCGCCGCCCTGCTGACACGAACAGGAGCTTCCCGATGA
- a CDS encoding cytochrome P450: protein MSNSYPFPKDWQHPLEPPAEYKRLRQEAPVCPVRLFNGNTAWLVSRYQDVLAVLSDTRMVLDSTLPGFPHISASSVARQERTLPFFFRPDAEYRVQRAMLVQEFLPRRMEALRPRVQRTVDEAIDAMLAGPQPVDLMAAFALPVAIRVICDLLGVPHDGAERLHVLSRTIGSRTSSREEAMAALAGLDDVFLSLVEANLREPTDTLIGRVVAEQVATGKLSAPDAAAMFHALFYAGHGPPAYMFGLGTLALLLDPEQLEKFRAMEDPAAITAAVQELLRFVNVSHLGRQRVATVDVTLGGQLIRAGEGILAQPDSANRDETVFENPDRLDLEREVHRHFAFGHGIHLCTGRALSLIEFEVVFKTLFQRIPTLRLAVPAEELSFKKDENLLGVHELPVTW from the coding sequence ATGAGCAATTCCTATCCGTTCCCCAAGGATTGGCAGCACCCGTTGGAGCCTCCCGCTGAATACAAGCGATTGAGGCAGGAAGCCCCGGTGTGTCCGGTCCGGCTGTTCAACGGCAACACGGCATGGTTGGTCAGCCGCTATCAGGACGTGCTCGCGGTCCTGAGCGATACCCGGATGGTGCTGGACTCCACGCTGCCAGGGTTCCCGCATATCTCCGCCTCCTCGGTGGCGCGGCAGGAGCGGACCCTGCCTTTCTTCTTCCGCCCGGACGCGGAGTACCGGGTGCAGCGGGCCATGCTCGTGCAGGAGTTCCTGCCCCGGCGCATGGAGGCCCTGCGGCCGCGAGTCCAGCGCACCGTGGATGAGGCGATCGACGCGATGCTGGCGGGCCCTCAGCCAGTGGACCTGATGGCCGCGTTCGCGCTGCCTGTCGCCATCCGCGTCATCTGCGACCTGCTCGGGGTGCCCCACGACGGCGCGGAGCGCCTGCACGTCCTCAGCCGGACCATCGGCTCCCGGACCTCGTCACGCGAGGAGGCGATGGCGGCCCTGGCCGGACTGGATGACGTCTTCCTGTCGCTGGTGGAGGCGAACCTGCGTGAGCCCACGGACACGCTCATCGGGCGCGTCGTGGCCGAGCAGGTGGCGACGGGCAAGCTGAGCGCCCCGGATGCCGCCGCCATGTTCCATGCGCTGTTCTACGCGGGCCACGGGCCGCCCGCGTACATGTTCGGCCTGGGCACGCTGGCGCTGCTGCTCGACCCGGAGCAGTTGGAGAAGTTCCGCGCGATGGAGGACCCCGCGGCCATCACCGCGGCCGTCCAGGAGCTCCTGCGCTTCGTCAACGTCTCGCACCTGGGCCGGCAACGCGTCGCCACGGTGGACGTCACCCTTGGCGGCCAGCTCATCCGCGCCGGCGAAGGCATCCTCGCCCAGCCGGATTCAGCCAACCGCGACGAGACGGTCTTCGAGAACCCGGACCGGCTGGACCTCGAGCGCGAGGTGCACCGTCACTTCGCCTTCGGCCATGGCATCCACCTGTGCACGGGGCGGGCGCTGTCACTCATCGAGTTCGAGGTGGTCTTCAAGACGCTCTTCCAGCGCATCCCCACGCTGCGGCTGGCCGTGCCTGCGGAGGAGCTCAGCTTCAAGAAGGATGAGAACCTGCTCGGCGTGCACGAGCTGCCCGTGACCTGGTAG
- a CDS encoding M4 family metallopeptidase, with the protein MEENDKRTAAEPDALGVTISGLQVVGTDEGHVPTFANGNFGQLRLGGNERTEEAEVRALRPSLLAVSNVFHADPAELTFQRAVTDGLGDRHFIYVQRKHGREVLGAALVLHTRNDAVYAVHGNARADLDAPRDARLSPEDAIAVARRDSARLDRIELETHPRMAYWPAGGKLDLVYRVNVTGRSQDGMAVDEDVIIHAVSGSVVQRLPNLYTLKNRAVYDVNHGGSANLPGTLVRAEGGAAVADPTVNTNYDLLGTTYDCYKSLFNRDSYDGAGSKLVSSVHYGYGYANAAWSGSKNQMLYGDGDGVTFGNMVNALDVTAHEVTHGLTLSTSNLLYFAEPGALNESMSDIMGSVCEWYRNGQVVNANTWKCAEEIYTPATSGDALRYMNDPKLDGQSLDYFDQTFSPFTDVHYSSGIPNLAFYLLSQGGQHPRGRSSIAVRGIGIAKAAQVFHRANTVLLLGKTMATFADAKLATEQAAAQLGYSAADIASVTAAWQAVGVGPSILFAGQGLWLGQSMVSNDRRFSLVLQNDGNLVLWDATSALWTANTAGQGALTAHMQDDGNFVVYRTSTPTVGQAVWSSMTWGHPGAYLILQDDGNLVIYDKDGVTPLWNSGTWGH; encoded by the coding sequence ATGGAAGAAAACGACAAGCGCACCGCCGCCGAGCCGGACGCATTGGGCGTCACGATCTCCGGACTCCAGGTGGTGGGCACCGACGAGGGCCATGTGCCCACGTTCGCGAATGGGAACTTCGGTCAACTGCGGCTCGGTGGGAACGAGCGGACCGAGGAGGCAGAGGTCCGCGCGCTGCGCCCTTCCCTCCTCGCGGTGAGCAATGTGTTCCACGCGGACCCCGCGGAGCTCACCTTCCAGCGGGCCGTCACGGATGGCCTGGGCGACCGGCACTTCATCTACGTGCAGCGCAAGCATGGCCGCGAGGTCCTGGGCGCCGCGCTTGTCCTCCACACGAGGAATGACGCTGTCTACGCGGTTCACGGCAACGCCCGCGCGGACCTCGACGCGCCGCGAGACGCGCGGCTCAGTCCCGAGGACGCCATCGCGGTGGCCCGGCGGGACTCCGCGCGGCTCGACCGGATCGAGCTGGAGACCCATCCGCGGATGGCCTACTGGCCAGCGGGCGGAAAGCTGGACCTCGTGTACCGCGTGAACGTGACGGGGCGGAGCCAGGACGGAATGGCTGTGGATGAGGACGTCATCATCCACGCCGTGAGCGGGTCGGTCGTGCAGCGGCTGCCGAACCTCTACACGCTCAAGAACCGGGCGGTGTACGACGTCAACCACGGCGGCTCCGCGAACCTCCCGGGGACCCTCGTCCGGGCGGAGGGCGGCGCGGCGGTCGCGGACCCGACGGTCAATACCAACTACGACCTGCTCGGCACGACCTACGACTGTTACAAGAGCCTCTTCAACCGCGACTCCTACGACGGCGCGGGGTCCAAGCTCGTCAGCTCGGTGCACTACGGCTACGGCTACGCCAACGCGGCGTGGAGCGGCTCGAAGAATCAGATGCTGTACGGAGACGGCGACGGCGTGACGTTCGGCAACATGGTCAACGCGCTGGACGTGACAGCGCATGAGGTGACCCATGGGCTCACCCTCTCCACCTCCAACCTGTTGTACTTCGCCGAGCCCGGCGCCCTGAACGAGTCGATGTCCGACATCATGGGCAGCGTGTGCGAGTGGTACCGCAACGGCCAGGTGGTGAATGCCAACACCTGGAAGTGCGCGGAGGAAATCTATACTCCCGCCACGTCTGGCGATGCCCTGCGCTACATGAACGACCCGAAGCTGGATGGGCAGTCATTGGACTACTTCGACCAGACCTTCAGCCCGTTCACCGACGTCCACTACAGCTCGGGCATCCCCAACCTGGCGTTCTATCTGCTGTCCCAGGGTGGCCAGCACCCACGGGGCCGCTCCTCCATCGCCGTGCGCGGAATCGGCATCGCCAAGGCGGCCCAGGTCTTCCACCGGGCCAACACGGTGCTGCTGCTTGGCAAGACGATGGCCACGTTCGCCGACGCGAAGCTGGCCACGGAGCAGGCCGCCGCGCAGCTCGGGTACAGCGCGGCCGACATCGCCTCCGTGACCGCCGCCTGGCAGGCCGTGGGCGTGGGCCCGAGCATCCTCTTCGCCGGCCAGGGCCTCTGGCTGGGACAGTCCATGGTGTCGAACGACCGCCGGTTCTCGCTCGTCCTGCAGAACGATGGGAACCTGGTCCTCTGGGACGCGACGAGCGCCCTGTGGACGGCAAACACCGCAGGACAGGGGGCCCTGACGGCCCACATGCAGGACGACGGCAACTTCGTGGTCTACCGCACGAGCACCCCGACCGTCGGTCAGGCGGTCTGGTCCAGCATGACCTGGGGACATCCGGGCGCCTATCTGATCCTCCAGGACGACGGCAACCTCGTCATCTATGACAAGGACGGCGTCACCCCGCTCTGGAACTCGGGGACCTGGGGGCACTGA
- a CDS encoding DMT family transporter: MSTPLLTLLALLGFAANSLLCRAALSGGAARGIDAGSFTLVRLASGALVLALLLRLRRGGHGTKGHGSWASALALFVYAAGFSFAYVRIGAGVGALLLFGCVQLTMLAAGLARGERPRALEWAGLAVALVGLAGLTLPGASAPDALGAGLMATAGAAWGIYSLRGRGSTDPLAATAGNFARSVPLALVLVMLARALEAAPLPSSKGLLLAVASGALASGVGYSLWYAALPHLSSARAAVVQLSVPVIAAVGAVLLLGEPLTQRLLWGGTALLAGVLLSLRANRNLKR; this comes from the coding sequence GTGAGCACGCCCCTCCTCACCCTGCTTGCCCTCCTGGGCTTCGCCGCGAACTCGCTGCTGTGCCGCGCGGCCCTCTCGGGTGGCGCGGCGCGCGGCATCGACGCGGGTTCGTTCACGCTGGTGCGGCTCGCGTCGGGAGCGCTGGTGCTCGCGCTGCTGCTGCGGCTCCGACGGGGCGGCCACGGGACGAAGGGGCACGGGAGCTGGGCCTCGGCGCTCGCGCTCTTCGTGTACGCGGCCGGCTTCAGCTTCGCGTACGTGCGCATCGGGGCGGGCGTGGGCGCCCTGCTGCTCTTCGGCTGCGTGCAGCTCACCATGCTCGCGGCGGGGCTCGCGCGCGGTGAGCGGCCGCGTGCGCTCGAGTGGGCGGGGCTCGCGGTGGCCCTCGTGGGGCTCGCGGGGCTCACGCTCCCTGGAGCGAGCGCCCCGGATGCGCTCGGCGCGGGGCTCATGGCCACGGCGGGCGCGGCGTGGGGCATCTACAGCCTGCGGGGACGCGGGAGCACGGACCCGCTCGCGGCAACGGCCGGCAACTTCGCGCGCAGCGTGCCGCTGGCCCTCGTACTCGTGATGCTCGCCCGTGCGCTGGAAGCGGCCCCACTCCCGTCGTCCAAGGGGCTCCTGCTCGCGGTCGCGTCCGGCGCGCTCGCCTCGGGCGTGGGCTACAGCCTCTGGTACGCAGCACTGCCACACCTGAGCAGCGCGCGCGCAGCGGTGGTGCAACTGTCCGTCCCCGTCATCGCGGCGGTGGGCGCGGTGCTGCTGCTCGGAGAACCCCTCACCCAGCGGCTGCTCTGGGGTGGCACCGCGCTGCTCGCAGGCGTTCTGCTGAGCCTGCGCGCGAACCGCAATCTCAAACGCTGA
- a CDS encoding putative metal-binding motif-containing protein, which translates to MRLILMTVLCASVLAGCKKDDSKAGALNVTIGYSGFTKGCVTVTATDEANAANTSRLDVPIPGNKPDTVSVAVFRKKDWGRVLSVTTQLHEVDCSGPTVGVPQEEKAEVPEEGTLDVTFSVRAVDGDGDGYFSSDGPGGAIKGSDCNDGDITVHPAAKEVCNEKDDNCTLGESDADEKPTWYMDGDGDGYGDVAVQVCAQPAGAVALGGDCNDANPQIRPGRAELFCDDKDDNCDGNKDEGFGLESDCEAELKCAGKVRCASTASQTACVRVEEPVIWYVDSDGDGFGGQAVPGAACESPVDGGVSPSQDCDESSRYVRNGLPEVCDRLDNNCSGMVDEECAPLTWTTNTSVGGSDNLKAIALYDNGQKGWLAGTDNLVHYDFATGTPTSYTDPSCLGNWTAAWASANGRLFAVADSGKMITRLFNNDPLCFAVTAPGSAPLHGVTGIEQSGGNPTAYAVSSNGKIFKWTDPYGEGGALSNFGNVGDNLRAIGSAGSQGTLFAVGGNGGNKAVAYRYDAAASQWVSDSLGGNFDGYLYGVHVTDSRFAYAAGANGLVFKKSGGSWASLPPVFEANGTTKAGIRDILAFSEKGIYVATTEGRIHFYDGSVWTPVHLGTTPLYSLDGPSPTRVVAAGEGGTVVSFTAP; encoded by the coding sequence ATGCGTTTAATCCTGATGACGGTGCTGTGTGCCTCCGTGTTGGCGGGGTGCAAGAAGGACGACTCGAAGGCCGGAGCGCTGAACGTCACCATCGGCTACAGCGGCTTCACGAAGGGCTGCGTCACGGTGACCGCCACGGACGAGGCCAACGCGGCGAACACGAGCCGCCTCGACGTGCCGATCCCCGGCAACAAGCCGGACACCGTGTCGGTGGCGGTGTTCCGGAAGAAGGACTGGGGCCGCGTGCTGAGCGTGACCACGCAGCTGCATGAGGTCGACTGCTCGGGCCCCACGGTGGGTGTCCCCCAGGAGGAGAAGGCGGAGGTCCCCGAGGAGGGCACGCTGGACGTGACCTTCTCGGTGCGGGCCGTTGATGGAGATGGGGACGGCTACTTCAGCAGCGATGGACCCGGTGGCGCCATCAAGGGCTCTGACTGCAATGACGGAGACATCACCGTGCACCCCGCCGCCAAGGAGGTGTGCAACGAAAAGGATGACAACTGCACCCTCGGGGAGTCGGACGCGGACGAGAAGCCGACCTGGTACATGGACGGGGATGGGGACGGCTACGGAGACGTCGCGGTGCAGGTCTGTGCCCAGCCTGCCGGGGCCGTGGCTCTGGGCGGTGACTGCAACGACGCCAATCCGCAAATCCGGCCGGGGCGGGCAGAGCTCTTCTGCGATGACAAGGATGACAACTGCGACGGCAACAAGGATGAGGGTTTCGGTCTTGAGAGTGATTGCGAGGCTGAACTCAAGTGCGCGGGCAAGGTCAGGTGTGCCAGCACCGCGAGCCAGACCGCCTGTGTGCGAGTCGAAGAGCCGGTGATCTGGTATGTGGACAGCGATGGCGACGGCTTCGGTGGCCAAGCGGTGCCGGGGGCCGCCTGTGAGTCGCCCGTGGATGGCGGTGTTTCGCCATCGCAGGACTGCGATGAGAGCTCTCGCTACGTTCGGAATGGGCTGCCGGAGGTCTGCGACCGGCTGGACAACAACTGCTCCGGCATGGTGGACGAGGAGTGCGCCCCCCTCACATGGACGACGAACACGTCAGTGGGAGGCAGCGATAACCTGAAGGCCATCGCCCTTTACGACAATGGGCAGAAGGGATGGCTGGCCGGTACCGATAATCTCGTCCATTACGATTTCGCGACAGGCACTCCGACGTCGTATACAGATCCTTCCTGCCTGGGTAACTGGACGGCGGCGTGGGCGTCCGCGAACGGGCGGCTCTTCGCTGTCGCGGACTCAGGGAAGATGATTACCCGGCTCTTCAACAACGACCCCCTTTGTTTCGCGGTCACCGCGCCCGGCTCAGCGCCGTTGCATGGCGTCACCGGTATCGAGCAGTCCGGCGGCAACCCCACTGCCTATGCGGTCTCAAGCAATGGCAAGATTTTCAAGTGGACCGATCCCTACGGAGAAGGCGGCGCTCTTTCTAACTTCGGCAATGTTGGCGACAACCTTCGTGCGATCGGGAGCGCCGGGTCCCAGGGCACGTTGTTTGCCGTGGGTGGGAATGGCGGTAACAAAGCGGTCGCCTACCGCTATGACGCGGCAGCCTCTCAGTGGGTTTCAGACTCCTTGGGCGGAAACTTCGATGGGTATCTCTATGGCGTCCATGTGACGGATAGCCGATTCGCTTACGCGGCAGGTGCCAATGGACTCGTTTTCAAAAAGAGCGGAGGCTCCTGGGCCTCTTTGCCTCCCGTTTTCGAAGCGAATGGAACAACGAAGGCCGGCATCCGAGACATCCTTGCCTTCAGTGAGAAGGGCATCTACGTCGCCACCACCGAAGGAAGGATTCATTTCTACGATGGATCCGTGTGGACCCCCGTGCACCTGGGGACAACCCCGCTGTACTCGCTGGATGGTCCATCTCCCACGCGTGTCGTGGCGGCGGGCGAAGGCGGCACTGTCGTGAGCTTCACGGCTCCCTGA